The Miltoncostaea oceani genome includes a region encoding these proteins:
- a CDS encoding tyrosine-protein phosphatase, with the protein MIDLHAHLLPGVDDGPATMGDSVAMARAAWESGTRTMVCTPHMIAGYPTDPPRVHSGVRDLAAALREAEIGLKVTTGAEIALDHLPRMNDADLAMSTLGGRGEWLLLEMPFLGWPLRLGEILRDLEIRGFRAILAHPERADAIQRSPDRIRDVIGRGALVQLTAGSFLGDHGPAARRTAGILLAGGAAHLIASDAHSAGPWRGPEIGPGLQAAADAIDVHPQTLSWMVDEGPAAILEGGQVRPPRITSSRTPRGGGRPAPAGPR; encoded by the coding sequence GTGATCGATCTCCACGCCCACCTGCTCCCCGGCGTCGATGACGGCCCCGCCACCATGGGGGATTCCGTCGCGATGGCCCGGGCGGCGTGGGAGAGCGGCACCCGCACCATGGTCTGCACCCCCCACATGATCGCGGGGTACCCCACCGATCCCCCCCGCGTGCACTCCGGCGTGCGCGACCTGGCGGCCGCCCTGCGCGAGGCCGAGATCGGGCTGAAGGTGACGACGGGCGCCGAGATCGCGCTCGACCACCTGCCGCGGATGAACGATGCGGACCTCGCGATGTCGACGCTCGGCGGGCGGGGCGAGTGGCTCCTGCTGGAGATGCCGTTCCTCGGCTGGCCCCTCCGCCTCGGGGAGATCCTCCGCGACCTCGAGATCCGCGGCTTCCGGGCGATCCTCGCGCACCCCGAGCGGGCCGACGCGATCCAGCGGTCCCCCGACCGCATCCGCGACGTGATCGGCCGCGGCGCCCTGGTGCAGCTCACCGCGGGGTCGTTCCTCGGTGACCACGGCCCGGCGGCGCGGCGTACGGCCGGGATCCTGCTGGCCGGCGGCGCGGCGCACCTGATCGCATCCGACGCCCACTCGGCGGGGCCGTGGCGCGGGCCGGAGATCGGTCCCGGCCTGCAGGCCGCCGCCGACGCGATCGACGTCCACCCGCAGACGCTCTCGTGGATGGTCGACGAGGGCCCCGCGGCGATCCTGGAGGGCGGCCAGGTGCGGCCGCCCCGGATCACGTCGTCGCGAACGCCCCGGGGGGGCGGGCGTCCGGCGCCTGCCGGGCCGCGATGA
- a CDS encoding NAD-dependent epimerase/dehydratase family protein, with protein MSTALITGGAGFIGSNLADAVLADGRACHIVDDLSNGKRIRLPADAEFHELDIRRADDLVAVATAAKPSVIFHLAAQADVRRALDDPAFDADVNVIGTINVLEAARAVGARVVFASTGGAGYGEYPELPVPSPETSATRPLSHYGMSKMAGEGYCGLYGRLYGVPATVLRLGNVYGPRQDPHGEAGVVAIFCGKVLDGDRPRIFGDGLQTRDYVYVGDVVRAFLAAEAGEPGETVNIGTGTEITVLDLLEGLGYEGDPEFADARPGELQRSALDNAKAAALYGWRPETSLRDGLRLTYESVIAARQAPDARPPGAFATT; from the coding sequence GTGAGCACCGCACTCATCACCGGCGGCGCAGGGTTCATCGGGTCGAACCTCGCCGACGCCGTCCTCGCCGACGGCCGCGCGTGCCACATCGTCGACGACCTCTCGAACGGCAAGCGCATCCGGCTCCCCGCGGACGCCGAGTTCCACGAGCTCGACATCCGCCGCGCCGACGACCTCGTCGCCGTCGCCACCGCCGCGAAGCCCTCCGTGATCTTCCACCTCGCCGCGCAGGCCGACGTCCGCCGCGCCCTCGACGACCCCGCCTTCGACGCCGACGTCAACGTCATCGGCACCATCAACGTGCTCGAGGCGGCCCGCGCCGTCGGCGCCCGCGTCGTCTTCGCCTCCACCGGGGGCGCCGGGTACGGCGAGTACCCCGAGCTCCCCGTCCCCAGCCCCGAGACCTCCGCCACCCGCCCGCTCTCCCACTACGGGATGAGCAAGATGGCGGGGGAGGGGTACTGCGGCCTCTACGGGCGGCTCTACGGCGTCCCCGCCACGGTGCTCCGCCTCGGCAACGTCTACGGCCCCCGCCAGGACCCCCACGGGGAGGCCGGCGTCGTCGCGATCTTCTGCGGCAAGGTCCTCGACGGCGACCGCCCCCGCATCTTCGGCGACGGCCTCCAGACCCGCGACTACGTCTACGTGGGCGACGTCGTCCGCGCCTTCCTCGCCGCCGAGGCGGGCGAGCCCGGCGAGACCGTCAACATCGGCACCGGCACCGAGATCACCGTGCTCGACCTGCTCGAGGGCCTCGGCTACGAGGGCGACCCCGAGTTCGCCGACGCCCGGCCCGGCGAGCTGCAGCGCAGCGCCCTCGACAACGCGAAGGCCGCGGCGCTCTACGGCTGGCGGCCCGAGACCTCGCTGCGCGACGGGCTGCGCCTCACGTACGAGTCGGTCATCGCGGCCCGGCAGGCGCCGGACGCCCGCCCCCCCGGGGCGTTCGCGACGACGTGA
- the tmk gene encoding dTMP kinase yields the protein MSGRFIALEGVDGSGKSTQAGLLADALEAAGRTVLRTREPGGTPVGELIRDVVLAAPSLSMTLLAEVHLFAASRAEHVRAVLRPALAGGAWVVSDRFVDSSLAFQGAGRGLGIDAVWELNRSAVDGCLPDLAVVIDVPGPLAAARRKPAPDRIEAEGEGFHARVAEGYRELAGRFPERVRLVDGRGTPDEVHARVRDAVAVLA from the coding sequence GTGAGCGGCCGCTTCATCGCCCTGGAGGGCGTCGACGGCAGCGGCAAGAGCACCCAGGCGGGTCTGCTGGCGGACGCGCTGGAGGCCGCGGGCCGGACGGTGCTGCGCACCCGCGAGCCGGGCGGCACCCCCGTCGGCGAGCTGATCCGCGACGTGGTGCTGGCGGCGCCGTCGTTGTCGATGACCCTGCTCGCCGAGGTGCACCTGTTCGCCGCGTCGCGGGCCGAGCACGTGCGGGCGGTGCTGCGTCCCGCGCTCGCGGGGGGTGCCTGGGTGGTGAGCGACCGCTTCGTCGACTCGTCGCTCGCGTTCCAGGGGGCGGGGCGGGGCCTCGGCATCGACGCGGTGTGGGAGTTGAACCGGTCCGCGGTCGACGGGTGCCTGCCGGACCTGGCGGTGGTGATCGACGTGCCGGGCCCCCTCGCCGCGGCCCGCCGCAAGCCCGCCCCGGACCGCATCGAGGCGGAGGGCGAGGGGTTCCACGCCCGCGTGGCGGAGGGGTACCGGGAGCTCGCCGGGCGGTTCCCGGAGCGGGTCCGCCTGGTCGACGGCCGCGGCACGCCGGACGAGGTGCACGCCCGGGTGCGGGACGCCGTGGCGGTGCTGGCGTGA
- a CDS encoding AAA family ATPase: MITIPGQPLAQRILRAVLARDDAPQQLLLFGPPGTGKRAAAREAAWSLMDPEGVHERTARALDLTVIEATGQQILLRDLEEGLSQIAGRPSVMRRRVMIVLDIERLREQESRLLKTLEEPPPRSHIIVVTDHPSDLLDTIRSRCLPVPFRSLGWRHAMEQMDPFASEMHRIGVDFALTALAGRATAPAAVVQAIQSRMEGAADGNPSEELVRLRAEAAGLEGKRGERTAVKRAEDQEKRERRRMVTDGWTQVLDAAAATAADALAVAVGAERAVRHVERLDDLREVGVPERLPFLERAVAEIQVSRADLELNPRVELAAEALLVRLDEARHGAHGRLVGPGRLGF, from the coding sequence GTGATCACGATCCCGGGTCAGCCGCTGGCGCAGCGCATCCTGCGGGCCGTGCTCGCGCGCGACGACGCCCCCCAGCAGCTGCTGCTGTTCGGCCCGCCGGGGACGGGGAAGCGCGCGGCGGCGCGGGAGGCGGCGTGGTCGCTGATGGACCCGGAGGGCGTGCACGAGCGCACGGCGCGCGCCCTGGACCTGACGGTGATCGAGGCGACGGGCCAGCAGATCCTGTTGCGCGACCTGGAGGAGGGCCTGTCCCAGATCGCGGGCCGCCCGAGCGTGATGCGCCGCCGCGTGATGATCGTGCTCGACATCGAGCGCCTGCGCGAGCAGGAGTCGCGGCTGCTGAAGACGCTGGAGGAGCCGCCGCCGCGGTCGCACATCATCGTCGTGACGGACCACCCGTCGGACCTGCTCGACACGATCCGCTCCCGCTGCCTGCCGGTGCCGTTCCGCTCGCTGGGCTGGCGGCACGCGATGGAGCAGATGGACCCGTTCGCGTCCGAGATGCACCGCATCGGCGTCGATTTCGCCCTGACGGCGCTGGCGGGGCGGGCGACGGCGCCGGCGGCGGTGGTGCAGGCGATCCAGTCGCGGATGGAGGGCGCCGCGGACGGCAACCCGTCGGAGGAGCTGGTGCGCCTGCGGGCGGAGGCGGCGGGCCTGGAGGGCAAGCGCGGGGAGCGCACGGCGGTGAAGCGGGCGGAGGACCAGGAGAAGCGGGAGCGCCGGCGGATGGTCACGGACGGCTGGACCCAGGTGCTGGACGCGGCGGCGGCGACCGCCGCGGACGCCCTCGCGGTCGCGGTGGGGGCGGAGCGGGCGGTCCGCCACGTGGAGCGGCTCGACGATCTGCGGGAGGTGGGTGTGCCGGAGCGCCTGCCGTTCCTGGAGCGCGCCGTCGCGGAGATCCAGGTGTCGCGGGCGGATCTGGAGCTGAACCCGCGGGTGGAGCTCGCCGCGGAGGCGCTGCTGGTGCGGCTCGACGAGGCGCGTCACGGCGCCCACGGGCGGCTGGTCGGGCCGGGGCGCCTCGGGTTCTGA
- a CDS encoding HtaA domain-containing protein, protein MRSTLGRPRLLVAVAAAALTAAALMLVPGAMATKGKPAPPAAPAAQADVLLYKGATTVALDPGAAAALTSLGISVAPSGNAYAGSKGISFPISFGVVDATTLAGQIRHSGGLKFTKDGTTVYLSRYFIDIDDSPSLSGLVGTAKNGGDRADLFSLDLANLKVDAGKRYIKLSGVTLKLTAGAAAALNGAFGDGGTPFAEGLVIGSATVAAHTYTKGV, encoded by the coding sequence ATGAGGTCCACTCTCGGTCGCCCCCGGCTGCTCGTCGCCGTCGCCGCGGCCGCCCTCACCGCCGCCGCCCTGATGCTCGTCCCGGGCGCGATGGCGACGAAGGGCAAGCCCGCTCCCCCCGCCGCCCCGGCGGCGCAGGCGGATGTGCTGCTCTACAAGGGCGCGACGACCGTCGCGCTCGACCCGGGCGCCGCGGCCGCGCTGACGTCGCTCGGCATCTCGGTCGCCCCGTCGGGCAACGCCTACGCCGGTTCGAAGGGCATCAGCTTCCCGATCTCGTTCGGCGTCGTCGACGCGACGACCCTCGCCGGGCAGATCCGCCACTCCGGCGGGCTGAAGTTCACGAAGGACGGCACCACCGTCTACCTGAGCCGGTACTTCATCGACATCGACGATTCGCCGAGCCTGTCCGGCCTCGTCGGGACGGCGAAGAACGGCGGCGACCGCGCCGACCTGTTCTCCCTCGACCTCGCGAACCTGAAGGTCGACGCCGGCAAGCGCTACATCAAGCTGTCGGGCGTGACGCTGAAGCTGACCGCGGGTGCCGCGGCGGCGCTGAACGGCGCGTTCGGCGATGGCGGCACCCCGTTCGCGGAGGGCCTGGTCATCGGGTCCGCGACGGTGGCGGCGCACACGTACACGAAGGGCGTCTGA
- a CDS encoding dihydrofolate reductase family protein → MAGKVFFSVSMSLDGFVAPEERADDPDRRRWTAQWMELQQWILPLRSFRERLRLGDGGEEGRDDDILRETFARTGASVMGRRMFDLGEGAWPEEAPFHTPVFVLTHDPRDPWERPGGTTFHFVDDGIAVALDRARAAAGDRDVRIAGGGATILQYLNAGLIDEFTIALSPVLLGAGTRLFEGVDATRVALEPVDAEPTGRVTHLTYAVRER, encoded by the coding sequence ATGGCCGGGAAGGTGTTCTTCAGCGTCTCGATGTCGCTCGACGGGTTCGTCGCGCCCGAGGAGCGCGCGGACGACCCGGACCGCCGCCGCTGGACGGCGCAGTGGATGGAGTTGCAGCAGTGGATCCTCCCGCTCAGGTCCTTCCGGGAGAGGCTGCGGCTCGGCGACGGCGGCGAGGAGGGGCGCGACGACGACATCCTGCGGGAGACGTTCGCGCGCACCGGCGCGAGCGTGATGGGCCGGCGGATGTTCGACCTCGGCGAGGGGGCGTGGCCGGAGGAGGCCCCGTTCCACACGCCCGTCTTCGTGCTCACCCACGATCCCCGTGACCCGTGGGAGCGGCCGGGCGGGACGACGTTCCACTTCGTCGACGACGGCATCGCGGTCGCGCTCGACCGGGCCCGCGCGGCCGCGGGCGACCGGGACGTCCGCATCGCCGGCGGCGGGGCGACGATCCTCCAGTACCTGAACGCCGGTCTCATCGACGAGTTCACGATCGCGCTCTCGCCCGTGCTCCTCGGCGCGGGGACCCGCCTGTTCGAGGGCGTCGACGCGACCCGCGTGGCCCTCGAACCGGTCGACGCCGAGCCGACCGGGAGGGTCACCCACCTGACCTACGCCGTCCGGGAGCGATGA
- a CDS encoding SRPBCC family protein: MAATGRDAHVQAPSATADREIAIDRVIPAPRELVFAAFTEVRHLSRWWGPEGFTTTTQAFAFQVGGVWEFTMHGPDGTDYPEWITWTEITPPERIVLRHGESRDDPDAFTSVLTFTPDGVATRIEMVTVFPTRELRDVAVERYHAVEGGRQTLANLAAYVTETRGIGAGD, from the coding sequence ATGGCGGCGACGGGACGGGACGCGCACGTGCAGGCGCCGTCGGCGACGGCGGACCGCGAGATCGCGATCGACCGCGTCATCCCGGCGCCGCGGGAGCTCGTGTTCGCGGCGTTCACCGAGGTCCGGCACCTGTCGCGGTGGTGGGGGCCGGAGGGGTTCACCACCACCACGCAGGCGTTCGCGTTCCAGGTTGGCGGGGTGTGGGAGTTCACGATGCACGGGCCGGACGGGACGGACTACCCGGAGTGGATCACCTGGACGGAGATCACCCCGCCGGAGCGGATCGTGCTGCGCCACGGTGAGTCCCGCGACGACCCGGACGCGTTCACGTCGGTCCTCACCTTCACGCCCGACGGCGTCGCGACGCGGATCGAGATGGTCACGGTGTTCCCCACGAGGGAGCTGCGCGACGTGGCCGTGGAGAGGTACCACGCGGTCGAGGGCGGCCGGCAGACCCTCGCCAACCTGGCGGCCTACGTCACCGAGACACGCGGGATCGGGGCGGGGGACTGA
- a CDS encoding ArsR/SmtB family transcription factor yields the protein MARAATTSDVFNAIAEPQRRQILTLLRAGERPVTEVARELGTTQPGASKHLRVLREVGLVRDRREGRQRLYRLDARGLRPLHEWTGGFERFWNESFDRLDAYVQDLEQTRREG from the coding sequence ATGGCACGGGCCGCGACCACCTCCGACGTCTTCAACGCGATCGCCGAGCCGCAGCGGCGGCAGATCCTGACGCTGCTGCGGGCGGGTGAGCGGCCGGTGACGGAGGTGGCCCGGGAGCTGGGGACGACCCAGCCGGGGGCGTCGAAGCACCTGCGGGTGCTCCGGGAGGTGGGGCTGGTGCGGGACCGCCGGGAGGGGCGTCAGCGCCTGTACCGCCTCGACGCCCGTGGGCTGCGGCCGCTTCATGAGTGGACCGGCGGGTTCGAGCGGTTCTGGAACGAGAGCTTCGACCGCCTCGACGCGTACGTGCAGGACCTCGAGCAGACTCGACGGGAGGGGTGA
- a CDS encoding DUF1801 domain-containing protein yields MAERKRSKKAGDDEDAVTAKIASFDEPYRSICRRVHEVILESVPELRPKLWYGMPGYTKGGPVLCFFRVDDGVMSFGLTEKADISVEEGAPDQLVGAAWFLAALDAATEERIAAIVRRAAG; encoded by the coding sequence GTGGCGGAGAGGAAGAGGTCGAAGAAGGCCGGCGACGACGAGGACGCGGTGACCGCGAAGATCGCCTCGTTCGACGAGCCGTACCGGTCGATCTGCCGGCGTGTCCACGAGGTGATCCTCGAGAGCGTCCCGGAGCTCCGCCCGAAGCTCTGGTACGGCATGCCGGGGTACACGAAGGGCGGTCCCGTCCTCTGCTTCTTCCGCGTCGATGACGGGGTGATGTCGTTCGGCCTGACGGAGAAGGCGGACATCTCCGTCGAGGAGGGGGCGCCGGACCAGCTCGTCGGGGCCGCGTGGTTCCTCGCGGCCCTCGACGCGGCGACGGAGGAGCGGATCGCCGCGATCGTGCGCCGCGCCGCCGGGTGA
- a CDS encoding diguanylate cyclase has product MTIGPHVTPLDSPPDADDLGLLELVQDLDAIIWAFDPAADRFTFVSEHAERVLGYPRSAWTDFASWAAMIHPDDRAATASFCMAQTAAGRDHDFEYRVVARDGREVWVRDIVRLARDDAGTVVGLRGVITDITAQRVAQARLARLTESQEAFAAEQAALRRVAIEVARGTSADEIFGAVARECAGLLGVESALVARFEGREAVVVASHGGHSTLGERLPATGDGALARVATTRSSAAIADYASLPAGAPLRIHALSHGYRASVAAPVDVSGALWGAVLATTKRDDGLSPDADVRLTRFAELVALAVANAQAHTELHELATTDTLTGLANRRAFEQRLADEAARARRHGHGLSLVILDLDHFKEVNDVYGHPTGDEVLRQVAARMRALVRPGDTLARMGGEEFAWLMPDAREDAARGAAERLRHAIEAEGFARGVSITISGGVCELSRTGGPAELYRLADEALYWAKERGRNQVWRQSQVASARAGSEGRAGLGGDQSQTIRGIRALARAVDAKDPSTRLHSERVADLSVKLATALGWDIGRITSLAEAALIHDVGKIGVPDAILLNPGPLTAAEYETVKAHAVLGAQIGAEVLSPEQVSWVRHHHERWDGGGYPGGLAGAEIPVGALVIAVADAMDVMCSARIYAAPRPRAEALDEMRRERGRQFAPVVVDALLRLAATDGLGVDGAH; this is encoded by the coding sequence ATGACCATCGGGCCCCACGTCACGCCACTCGACAGCCCGCCCGACGCGGACGACCTCGGCCTGCTCGAGCTCGTGCAGGACCTCGACGCCATCATCTGGGCGTTCGACCCCGCCGCCGACCGGTTCACGTTCGTGAGCGAGCACGCCGAACGGGTGCTCGGGTACCCACGGAGCGCGTGGACCGACTTCGCGTCCTGGGCGGCGATGATCCACCCCGACGACCGCGCCGCCACGGCGTCGTTCTGCATGGCGCAGACCGCCGCCGGCCGGGACCACGACTTCGAGTACCGGGTCGTGGCCCGCGACGGCCGCGAGGTGTGGGTGCGCGACATCGTCCGGCTCGCGCGCGACGACGCCGGGACGGTGGTGGGGCTGCGCGGGGTGATCACCGACATCACGGCGCAGCGGGTGGCGCAGGCGCGCCTCGCCCGTCTGACCGAGAGCCAGGAGGCCTTCGCCGCCGAGCAGGCGGCGTTGCGGCGGGTGGCGATCGAGGTCGCGCGCGGCACGAGCGCCGACGAGATCTTCGGGGCGGTGGCGCGCGAGTGCGCGGGGCTGCTGGGGGTCGAGTCGGCCCTCGTGGCGCGGTTCGAGGGCCGGGAGGCGGTGGTGGTCGCGAGCCACGGCGGGCACTCGACGCTGGGTGAGCGCCTCCCGGCGACGGGCGACGGCGCGCTGGCGCGCGTCGCGACGACCCGCTCGAGCGCCGCGATCGCCGACTACGCGTCGCTGCCCGCCGGCGCCCCGCTGCGGATCCACGCCCTGAGCCACGGGTACCGGGCGAGCGTCGCGGCGCCGGTGGACGTGTCGGGCGCCCTGTGGGGGGCGGTCCTCGCGACCACCAAGCGCGACGACGGCCTGTCCCCCGACGCGGACGTGCGGCTGACCCGGTTCGCGGAGCTGGTCGCCCTGGCCGTCGCGAACGCGCAGGCCCACACGGAGCTGCACGAGCTGGCGACGACGGACACCCTGACGGGTCTCGCGAACCGCCGCGCGTTCGAGCAGCGGCTCGCCGACGAGGCGGCCCGCGCCCGCCGGCACGGGCACGGGCTGTCGCTGGTGATCCTCGACCTCGACCACTTCAAGGAGGTCAACGACGTCTACGGGCACCCGACGGGCGACGAGGTGCTGCGGCAGGTCGCGGCCCGGATGCGCGCCCTGGTGCGGCCGGGGGACACGTTGGCGCGGATGGGCGGCGAGGAGTTCGCGTGGCTGATGCCCGACGCACGCGAGGACGCGGCGCGGGGGGCGGCGGAGCGCCTGCGGCACGCGATCGAGGCCGAGGGGTTCGCGCGCGGGGTGTCGATCACGATCTCCGGGGGCGTCTGCGAGCTGTCCCGCACCGGGGGCCCGGCGGAGCTGTACCGGCTCGCCGACGAGGCGCTCTACTGGGCGAAGGAGCGCGGCCGCAACCAGGTGTGGCGGCAGTCGCAGGTCGCCTCCGCCCGGGCGGGGTCGGAGGGCCGGGCCGGGTTGGGCGGCGACCAGAGCCAGACGATCCGGGGCATCCGCGCCCTCGCCCGCGCCGTGGACGCGAAGGACCCGTCGACGCGCCTGCACTCGGAGCGCGTCGCCGACCTGAGCGTGAAACTGGCGACGGCCCTCGGCTGGGACATCGGGCGCATCACGTCCCTCGCCGAGGCGGCCCTGATCCACGACGTCGGCAAGATCGGCGTGCCCGACGCGATCCTGCTGAACCCGGGCCCGCTGACGGCCGCCGAGTACGAGACGGTGAAGGCCCACGCGGTCCTCGGCGCGCAGATCGGCGCGGAGGTGCTGTCGCCGGAGCAGGTGAGCTGGGTGCGCCACCACCACGAGCGCTGGGACGGCGGCGGTTACCCCGGGGGGCTCGCGGGTGCGGAGATCCCGGTGGGCGCCCTGGTGATCGCGGTCGCGGATGCGATGGACGTGATGTGCTCGGCGCGCATCTACGCGGCGCCGCGCCCGCGGGCGGAGGCCCTCGACGAGATGCGGCGGGAGCGGGGTCGCCAGTTCGCCCCCGTTGTGGTGGACGCGCTGCTGCGGCTCGCGGCGACGGACGGCCTGGGGGTCGACGGGGCCCACTGA
- a CDS encoding VOC family protein: protein MLARASTTGYICSRNDLCTARGDDAMKLEGLHHITMITADAQRNVDFYADVLGLRLVKTTVNFDDPGAYHLYFGDERGAPGSILTFFEYAGAERGRAGLGMIHTVQLGVPAEALDLWEARLAAAGHPAVREDGVLRFEDPDGLGLELVVADDGNPPLRAEHPEIPAASAITGVEGVRAFSEYAYVEERLLTDTLGFTYLGDGRYRLDGEERHVHWTFDPPTTNGRPGAGTVHHIAWASQDADHVAWRDRIAAAGGLVTDVIDRDYFDAIYFRTPRGILFEIATMSPGFAVDEDPDRLGEELRVPAIHAHLRECLERTLTPIANPRAVRRAAGTR, encoded by the coding sequence GTGCTTGCGCGCGCAAGCACCACCGGATATATTTGCTCGCGCAACGATCTGTGCACCGCGCGAGGGGACGACGCCATGAAGCTCGAGGGCCTCCACCACATCACGATGATCACCGCGGACGCCCAGCGGAACGTGGACTTCTACGCCGACGTCCTCGGGCTGCGGCTGGTGAAGACCACGGTGAACTTCGACGACCCGGGCGCCTACCACCTCTACTTCGGCGACGAGCGCGGCGCGCCGGGCTCCATCCTGACGTTCTTCGAGTACGCGGGCGCGGAGCGCGGCCGGGCGGGCCTCGGGATGATCCACACCGTGCAGCTCGGCGTCCCGGCCGAGGCGCTCGACCTGTGGGAGGCGCGCCTGGCGGCCGCGGGTCACCCGGCCGTCCGCGAGGACGGGGTGCTGCGGTTCGAGGACCCCGACGGCCTCGGGCTGGAGCTGGTCGTCGCCGACGACGGCAACCCGCCCCTGCGCGCGGAGCACCCGGAGATCCCGGCGGCGTCGGCGATCACCGGCGTCGAGGGCGTGCGCGCGTTCAGCGAGTACGCGTACGTCGAGGAGCGGCTGCTCACGGACACCCTGGGGTTCACGTACCTCGGCGACGGCCGGTACCGCCTCGACGGCGAGGAGCGCCACGTCCACTGGACGTTCGACCCGCCGACGACGAACGGCCGCCCCGGGGCGGGCACGGTCCACCACATCGCGTGGGCGTCGCAGGACGCCGACCACGTCGCGTGGCGCGACCGGATCGCCGCGGCGGGCGGCCTCGTCACCGACGTCATCGACCGCGACTACTTCGACGCGATCTACTTCCGCACCCCACGGGGCATCCTGTTCGAGATCGCGACGATGTCCCCGGGGTTCGCCGTCGACGAGGACCCGGACCGGCTGGGGGAGGAGCTGCGGGTGCCCGCGATCCACGCCCACCTGCGCGAGTGCCTGGAGCGCACCCTGACGCCGATCGCCAACCCGCGCGCCGTCCGGCGCGCCGCCGGCACCCGCTGA
- a CDS encoding histone deacetylase family protein, producing the protein MSPPLWFSHPAAIGHVTGGGHPERPERMSAVTDALTRRGWLGYARRTAPPATDAQLTAVHSARYVQALRAMSAGGGGAFDPETPVGPGSWEAARRAAGGACAMVDALLGGEAPVAFCGVRPPGHHAAHDTTSGFCLLNSVAVAARHALDAHGLARVLVIDWDVHHGNGTNDIFRRSDAVLYASIHQGGMFPGTGPLLDVGSGPGTGFSINLPVPAGSDEDAWLSLLEWIVVPAAEEFRPQLVLVSAGFDAHRDDPLGGCLLDAASFAEMARHVRALGTRVGAPVGAVMEGGYALGALAESVIATMGALADDRPPRSVAPDFATSRAASVIGHHWGL; encoded by the coding sequence GTGAGCCCGCCCCTCTGGTTCTCCCACCCTGCCGCCATCGGTCACGTGACGGGTGGCGGGCACCCGGAGCGACCGGAGCGGATGTCCGCCGTCACCGACGCCCTCACGCGGCGGGGCTGGCTCGGGTACGCCCGCCGCACCGCGCCGCCCGCGACCGACGCGCAGCTGACGGCGGTCCACTCCGCCCGCTACGTCCAGGCGCTCCGCGCGATGAGCGCCGGCGGCGGCGGCGCGTTCGACCCCGAGACGCCCGTCGGCCCGGGGTCGTGGGAGGCGGCCCGGCGCGCCGCCGGCGGGGCGTGCGCGATGGTCGACGCGCTGCTCGGTGGGGAGGCGCCCGTCGCGTTCTGCGGTGTCCGGCCCCCCGGCCACCACGCCGCCCACGACACGACGTCGGGGTTCTGCCTGCTCAACAGCGTCGCCGTCGCCGCCCGCCACGCCCTCGACGCGCACGGCCTCGCGCGGGTGCTGGTGATCGACTGGGACGTCCACCACGGCAACGGCACCAACGACATCTTCCGCCGCAGCGACGCCGTGCTCTACGCGAGCATCCACCAGGGCGGGATGTTCCCCGGCACGGGCCCGCTGCTCGACGTGGGGTCGGGTCCCGGGACGGGGTTCTCGATCAACCTGCCGGTGCCGGCGGGCAGCGACGAGGACGCCTGGCTGTCCCTCCTGGAGTGGATCGTCGTGCCCGCCGCCGAGGAGTTCCGGCCGCAGCTGGTGCTGGTCTCGGCCGGCTTCGACGCCCACCGCGACGACCCCCTCGGCGGCTGCCTCCTCGACGCCGCGTCGTTCGCCGAGATGGCCCGTCACGTGCGGGCGCTCGGGACGCGGGTGGGGGCGCCCGTCGGCGCCGTGATGGAGGGCGGATACGCCCTGGGGGCGCTGGCGGAGTCGGTGATCGCGACGATGGGGGCCCTCGCCGACGACCGCCCGCCCCGGTCGGTAGCCCCCGACTTCGCCACCTCGCGGGCGGCGTCGGTCATCGGCCACCACTGGGGGCTCTGA